TATTCATTTCATTTTTAAAATACCATTCTACGACAGTTTGATTTTCTTTATGAAAGAACTGTTTAATATCCCAAATAATGACTTTACCACGAGTATTCCATTCATTAAACCAATGTTTTACTGTTTTAAGATTTTCATATTTAGGACACCAGCTTTCCGTATAAACAACATCTTCTGTAAAAATTTTATCTATTCCTAAGTCTTGCTGTTTCAACCACATATCAAACCATAAACGAATAATTTTTTTCTCTCTCATTCAAAATAGAACACCTCGATTACTTCTTTTTTCACATTATAGCACCCATACATCAGCCCCACAATAAAATTTTATGCACCGATAATCTTATTGAACAGCTCTAACAGTACATCTTTCACACCGCCAGCATTGAATACCAAGCCGACAGCAATCAAGGCAACTACCAAGAAACCGATAAGTTTTGAAAACTCACGCTTGAACCCTAAGTAGATACCGATAACCACAATCGACATAAGCACTAAGCTCTGTGCGTTGCTTAAAAACCATTGATACAAATTTTGCCCGAAATTCATGTTATTTGTCCTCGCTTTCTTTTAATTTCTTCATTTCATAGTCAGCTCCTTTGCCAACACTTAAAATACACATCAAGGCTACGCCGATACCCGTTCCAACAGATACCAGCAGGAAGTCTTTCAATAATTCCCACATTTTTTCATCACTCCTAACTTTCTACTAAATCTTTTGCAGGGGTCGTCTGCTGTTTGATTATCATTTCATGCTTTTCTGTGAGCTTTGCCTCGCTGTTCGATAGTTTTCATGTAGTCTGTTCCGTTTCCCTTATCAATCCTTTTCAGCATTTTCAAGGTCGGTGCTACCTGCCGTTGTACCCACCGCAATGTACGGTCTAAGGTGTAAGGCTCTGGCTTTGTCGTCAGCTTCAAGCTCTGTCTGTTATCGCCGATAAACCACGCCCAGCGGTCATTGAGTTTCCAGTCATTTTTTCGCTTGTCTGCTTCTTCATCAACAAACCGCACATACTGGTTGATGATAGAAAAGGCAGTCTGCTCTGCGTCATAATAGGTCAGCAAATCTCGTACTGCATAATAGGCACGTTCATTTCTAAGCCGTATCTCAAAACGGTTGATAATGTCGGCTTCTTCCAGCGGTGTCCCTAACTTGACGTACTGCTCATAGTCCTTTTCATAGATACAGAAATACACATCTGATTTTAGCGAACCAAGATAAAGGGTGCGTCCCATATATTCTCTGTCGTCCTCTCTATGCTTGATAAGCTCGCCCGACTGATAAAACTTATAACTTCTGGACTTTCCGATATATTCCCGTTTCCTGCATTTTTCCGCAAGCTCTGGAATATCCAAAATACCCGTATGGTCGTTGATAGCAAGGTCGATACGCTTCATCACGCCACCGTCTATGAGTGCGTCCATGAGAAAGTCATACCAACTTCTTTGTTGTGCCAGCAGGTAACTTTCAAACTGTCGGCAACCACGCCCCCTTTAACTCTAAAAGGACACCTTTTTTCTTCGTCAGCCGACGTATAGATAAAGATGTCCCCTAAAGAATAATGCTCCGTATAACTGTAATGTCCGTAATCTTCATGGAGCATATAATTGATATTCAGTTTTAATATATCTTTGATGATGTGCTGTATATCCAGCGTGGGAAAACGAATTTTCACATAATCAAACAGCATGGTAAGCGGTACTTCTGGATTGAACCTTGCCAGTTCCTTATGCAGAGTTTCCAGAAGTTCCTTTGACGGCTTCATTTTTCCACTTTCTATCTTGTTGAAATATTCCCTTGTGATACCAGAAGCCACCGCCAGCCTGCCTTGTGAGATACCGTAAGCAATCCGTTTCTCCCGTAATTCTTTTATCCGTTGTTCTTCATTCAGAACCATACCCCCCCAATCTGTAAAGTGTGAAGTTTTTTAAGGCGACTTCACAGCCGATTTTTGCTAGAAAACCATGCCAGAAGCCTTATGTTTCCTATGTTTTTTGTCTATTGTCTATTTGCAAACGTACCCCTCTGTTAGATACCGAGGGGTTTTACCTGCTGGCGTGGCTGACGCCACACCAGCAACGGCTAGTCCGTGCCGTCGCCTTTCGCTTCGCACGTCGCCGTCCCGTCCTGCCTTGCTTGTGCAAGAGAGCCGATAGTCTGCAAAAAATCATGTCCTTTCGGGACTAAAGGCGTGTAAAACTCACTGATAACACTTGTTCCCACATCACAATAGCCACGCCCCCTTGATACGCTTCTGGAAAAACTGCTTTTTCACATCTGAACCAAACAGCATACCGTAACCTAATTCGCTGATACGCCCAAGTCCCACACGGAAATTGAAGTTATCTCTGATACCGTCCGAGAAATACTTTGCGTCTGGACGCTGGCGAGGGCAACGATAAGGAAATAACCTGCTTGTCGCCCTAACATAACGATTTTCTTTAACTGGCTAAGTAGGCTCACGCTTTCTTTTGTCCCCAGCATTTCAAAAAACGCCACATATTCATCAAAGATAAGAAAGCAGGGTGGCAGTCCCAGATAGGCGTAGTTTTCGCCCGTCTTATAGTTCGGGTGTCGCTTCATTTCCTCACTTCGCTGTACCATGCCCTCATAAAAGGCATTGACGCAATCTATCATTTCTTCTTTGGTGTGATACACATTTCCCATAACTGTCCCTAAGTCTGCAAGGTCAGCGTTCTTCGGGTCTAAGATATAAAGGACAGCGTTGGTATGCAGTAAGGCTTCAATGAGCGTCAGCAGAAAATAGGTTTTACCGCCACCAGTCCCACCAGCAATCAGAGCATGAGGGAGTGCGTCATATTCCCAGACAAGATTTTTCATCAGTCTAAGACAGCCGTTTTCTGCCCGTACTTCATCAATGGTAATGCGGTTCGCTATCATATCATAAAGCAGGGTATATTCGATATAGCCGTCATGCAGGGTCTTGTCGGTCAGCTCACAATACAAGCCACTTTCCAATTTATCCTCTAACCGTAAAAGCTGGTCTTGATATTTTCCTAACGTAATTTCACAGCGGATATGAAGAAGTCCTTTTTCCATTTGATAATAAATCTTTGGAAACCAGACGATTTTTTCCCTTGATCTGCTTTGCAGGTCAGTAAAAAAACCGCTGTCTTGTACGGTATCGGCTTCATACCACTTATTTTCCAGTATCATTCTTGCCAGCTTTTGACGGTGCAGTAGCTTCTTGAAACTGTCGTAACAGAAGCGGTAATACCCAAAAGCGACCAATGCACAAACACCAGTCGCTATCAATATGGTTATGAAGTTGTAAGGGGAAAGCGTCAAGCCGTTTTCTAACAAGCTGAAATGCTCCCAGTCGGTACGCATGAGCTGTTTGCTATTCAGTAGCAGGAGAACTGCCACGAACACAAACAGAAGCGTCTCTATGGAAAAATGATAAACAAGGTGCTTGTCGCTGGCTCTGATACGGTGTCCTTTGTTCCAAATCTTACGCATAAATCAATCACTCCTTTCTGGGTATGAAAAAAGCAGTCAATCCTAAGACTAACTGCTTATATCATTATTCGTGTTTTTTTCCCAACAATATAGGTTGTTACTAACATTCCTATCAGCAAAATAATTATAGCTGGATGTTTTACAGTATTCCATAATGAAATGCCACCAACTAAAAAACTGATATAGCAAATAATAGGATATAGAATAGCAGTTCCTAATGTAAATACTCTAAATACTGTTAATACATATCCCCAGTTTGCATTATTAAAAGATAGCCCTGCCATGTGTATTCTGAAAATTCCTTGTGATACAAAATTAACTTTATTTGTATCATAATATGTCGGTAATAATTCTTTCGCAAAAATGCAAAGCCAACTTGCAAACAAAAGCATTAACAAAGATATATACAAACTATCTCCCATTTGTTCTATGGAAATTCCAGAAACAGTTAATAATATTGCCTCTATAACTACCACACCGATTGAGATAAGAAATGCAAATATCCAGTTCTTTTTTCGTTGATGAATTGTATCACGCAACGACAAGTCTAACGAGTTTACAACAAGAGTTTCTACCACATCACTATTTAATGTC
This is a stretch of genomic DNA from Vescimonas fastidiosa. It encodes these proteins:
- a CDS encoding nuclear transport factor 2 family protein, translated to MREKKIIRLWFDMWLKQQDLGIDKIFTEDVVYTESWCPKYENLKTVKHWFNEWNTRGKVIIWDIKQFFHKENQTVVEWYFKNEMNTGSVEEFDGISLIEWTEDNKIKSLKEYGCNLNNYNPYQHSDNPQFRDEKTNWF
- a CDS encoding DUF3789 domain-containing protein, whose translation is MWELLKDFLLVSVGTGIGVALMCILSVGKGADYEMKKLKESEDK
- a CDS encoding replication initiation factor domain-containing protein gives rise to the protein MLAQQRSWYDFLMDALIDGGVMKRIDLAINDHTGILDIPELAEKCRKREYIGKSRSYKFYQSGELIKHREDDREYMGRTLYLGSLKSDVYFCIYEKDYEQYVKLGTPLEEADIINRFEIRLRNERAYYAVRDLLTYYDAEQTAFSIINQYVRFVDEEADKRKNDWKLNDRWAWFIGDNRQSLKLTTKPEPYTLDRTLRWVQRQVAPTLKMLKRIDKGNGTDYMKTIEQRGKAHRKA
- a CDS encoding helix-turn-helix domain-containing protein gives rise to the protein MVLNEEQRIKELREKRIAYGISQGRLAVASGITREYFNKIESGKMKPSKELLETLHKELARFNPEVPLTMLFDYVKIRFPTLDIQHIIKDILKLNINYMLHEDYGHYSYTEHYSLGDIFIYTSADEEKRCPFRVKGGVVADSLKVTCWHNKEVGMTFSWTHS